Proteins encoded in a region of the Pseudomonas sp. GOM7 genome:
- a CDS encoding GGDEF domain-containing response regulator has product MPNPHLSILVVDDAKFSSAMIGRALAQAGYQDVRFASSAAEALQQLEQRPASVLLADWLMPEMDGLALTTRVRQLDETADHYTYVILLTGKEGENVLGEAFDRGVDDFISKAAMNEQLVPRVYAADRLCNTLQRLLQENRMLTQSVASLERRNLVDPLTGLGNLRYLRQKMTDSLRQIESRGGALCYLLIGLQEVEQLRSKHGERFYNELIHGVARRLQQLVRPLDVLSRLDGNHFGLLTLLEDLHECSPSSFKRLHEGLNLKAFKTSEGFITLKAGISLVGLDAKALPLEADNLMQHAEKALPDAYASGRVAATRLPLA; this is encoded by the coding sequence ATGCCCAACCCCCATCTCAGCATTCTGGTGGTGGACGACGCCAAGTTTTCCAGTGCCATGATCGGTCGCGCGCTCGCCCAGGCCGGTTATCAGGACGTGCGCTTCGCCAGCAGCGCCGCCGAAGCCCTGCAGCAACTGGAGCAGCGCCCGGCCAGTGTGCTCCTGGCCGATTGGCTGATGCCGGAAATGGACGGCCTGGCGCTGACCACCCGGGTACGCCAACTGGACGAAACCGCCGATCACTACACCTACGTCATCCTGCTCACCGGCAAGGAAGGCGAGAACGTGCTCGGCGAAGCCTTCGACCGTGGTGTCGACGATTTCATCAGCAAGGCGGCGATGAACGAGCAACTGGTGCCGCGCGTGTATGCCGCTGACCGTCTGTGCAATACCCTGCAGCGCCTGCTGCAGGAAAACCGCATGCTCACCCAGAGCGTCGCCAGCCTGGAACGGCGCAATCTGGTGGATCCGCTTACCGGCCTGGGTAACCTGCGCTATCTGCGCCAGAAGATGACCGACAGCCTGCGCCAGATCGAATCGCGCGGCGGCGCCCTGTGCTACCTGCTGATCGGTCTGCAGGAGGTGGAGCAACTGCGCAGCAAGCATGGCGAGCGCTTCTACAACGAACTGATCCACGGCGTAGCCCGACGCCTGCAGCAACTGGTGCGCCCGCTCGACGTATTGAGCCGCCTGGACGGCAACCACTTCGGCCTGCTGACCCTGCTCGAAGACCTCCACGAGTGCTCACCGAGCAGCTTCAAGCGCTTGCACGAGGGACTCAACCTCAAGGCCTTCAAGACCAGCGAGGGCTTCATCACGCTGAAGGCCGGCATCAGCCTGGTAGGCCTGGATGCCAAGGCACTGCCACTGGAGGCCGACAACCTGATGCAACATGCCGAGAAGGCGCTGCCCGACGCCTATGCCAGCGGCCGGGTCGCCGCCACGCGCCTGCCGCTGGCATGA
- a CDS encoding putative 2-dehydropantoate 2-reductase, with protein sequence MSWHVLGAGSLGTLWATRLARVGLPVRLILRDRQRLTAFAQAGGLTLVEQGQVQRHAIGAELADAETPIQRLLLACKAYDAEAAILEVLPRLQPDAEILLLQNGLGSQDAVARHLPTQRCLFLSSTEGAFRQADFQVVFAGAGHTWLGDPQDASPPACLADLQAADIPHQWSPDILGRLWRKLALNCALNPLTVLHDCRNGGLHEHADEVAGLCQELSELLQQCGQAAAAEQLHEEVLRVIDATAANYSSMHQDVTQGRRTEISYLLGYACTAARQQDLHLPRLEALLQRLRAHLAKRGLPLD encoded by the coding sequence ATGAGCTGGCACGTACTCGGCGCCGGCAGCCTGGGCACCCTGTGGGCCACCCGCCTGGCCCGCGTCGGCCTGCCCGTACGCCTGATCCTGCGCGACCGCCAACGCCTCACCGCGTTCGCGCAGGCCGGTGGCCTGACCCTGGTCGAGCAAGGCCAGGTGCAACGCCATGCCATAGGCGCCGAGCTGGCCGATGCCGAGACGCCAATCCAGCGCCTGCTGTTGGCCTGCAAGGCTTACGATGCCGAAGCGGCGATCCTCGAAGTACTGCCGCGCCTGCAGCCTGACGCCGAGATCCTCCTGCTGCAGAACGGCCTCGGCAGTCAGGACGCCGTGGCGCGCCATCTGCCGACTCAACGCTGCCTGTTCCTCTCCAGTACCGAAGGCGCCTTTCGCCAGGCAGATTTCCAGGTGGTGTTCGCCGGCGCCGGGCATACCTGGCTGGGCGACCCGCAGGATGCCAGTCCGCCCGCCTGCCTGGCCGATCTGCAGGCCGCCGACATCCCCCATCAGTGGAGCCCGGACATCCTCGGCCGGCTGTGGCGCAAGCTGGCACTGAACTGCGCGCTCAACCCGCTGACCGTGCTGCATGATTGCCGCAACGGCGGCCTGCACGAGCATGCCGACGAAGTCGCCGGCCTGTGCCAGGAACTCAGCGAGCTGCTGCAGCAATGCGGCCAGGCAGCCGCCGCCGAGCAGTTGCACGAAGAGGTGCTGCGCGTCATCGACGCCACCGCCGCCAACTACTCATCCATGCATCAGGACGTGACGCAGGGGCGCCGTACCGAGATCAGCTACCTGCTCGGCTACGCCTGCACCGCAGCCCGGCAGCAGGATCTGCACCTGCCACGGCTCGAAGCCCTGCTGCAACGGCTGCGTGCCCACCTGGCCAAACGCGGCCTGCCCCTGGATTAG
- a CDS encoding ATP-binding protein, producing the protein MTLRQHLENLPVGRKLLAALLVLLSAVLLIANLAFISAAYWITQQSMAPQALHTLGRLIASPALSGEALHSANSAQAVLRRLDDYAPLRAAVIYDSNGDSLAQLQRGEKLKLPQHLGELESWRETAFRTNLLVELPHPSGRPGALLLVASSELPGAFYTGTLTASLAILALSVALWFLVARQIRRLVTKPIRRLEELSRQVTREENYALRAQRGHKDEIGSLADAFNTMLMRMEAREQQLKRARDDAQQAFDQAQSLAEETRHSNRKLELEVQVRSKIEKKLTGFQNYLNSIIDSMPSALIALDEQLYVTQWNQEASALSGTPMNEALNQPVFLAFPLLKPFLPQLKRTAEQLRVEKIERITWPKDDEPRYYALTFYPLMGGIGHGVVIRIDDITQRLSLEEMMVQSEKMLSVGGLAAGMAHEINNPLGAILHNVQNIRRRLSPELEKNLEQAEQTGVSLQAIDQYLQARDIPRLLDGIQQAGQRAAKIVSHMLSFSRRSDRQLAPCDLPGLIDQALEIAGNDFDLADRFDFKTLQIVRDFDPHLGPVPATANELEQVLLNLLKNAAQAIHQVEQRSEPGRITLRTRQVGHWAEIQVEDNGTGMSEATRKRIFEPFFTTKEVGQGTGLGLAVSYFIITNNHKGQMEVHSRQGQGTCFTLRLPLNAPHDSSTGL; encoded by the coding sequence ATGACCCTGCGCCAGCACCTCGAAAACCTGCCCGTCGGCCGCAAGCTGCTCGCGGCCTTGCTCGTACTGCTCAGTGCGGTGCTGCTGATCGCCAACCTGGCCTTCATCAGCGCGGCCTACTGGATCACCCAGCAGAGCATGGCACCACAAGCCCTGCACACCCTCGGCCGGCTGATCGCCAGCCCGGCGCTAAGCGGTGAGGCGCTGCACTCGGCAAACTCGGCGCAAGCCGTGCTGCGTCGCCTGGACGACTATGCGCCGCTGCGCGCGGCGGTGATCTACGACAGCAATGGCGACAGCCTGGCGCAACTGCAACGCGGCGAGAAACTGAAACTGCCACAACACCTCGGCGAACTGGAAAGCTGGCGGGAAACGGCCTTTCGCACCAACCTGCTGGTAGAGCTGCCGCACCCCAGCGGCCGCCCGGGCGCCCTGCTGCTGGTGGCCTCCAGCGAGCTGCCCGGCGCCTTCTACACCGGCACCCTGACCGCCAGCCTGGCGATCCTGGCGCTGAGCGTGGCGCTGTGGTTCCTGGTAGCGCGGCAGATCCGCCGCCTGGTGACCAAACCCATCCGTCGCCTGGAAGAACTCTCGCGCCAGGTCACCCGCGAGGAAAACTACGCCCTGCGCGCCCAGCGTGGCCACAAGGACGAGATCGGCAGCCTGGCCGACGCCTTCAATACCATGCTGATGCGCATGGAGGCGCGCGAACAACAGCTCAAGCGCGCGCGCGACGATGCCCAGCAGGCCTTCGATCAGGCGCAGAGCCTGGCCGAGGAAACCCGCCACTCCAACCGCAAGCTGGAACTGGAAGTGCAGGTGCGCAGCAAGATCGAGAAGAAACTCACCGGCTTCCAGAACTACCTCAACAGCATCATCGACTCCATGCCCTCGGCGCTCATCGCCCTCGACGAGCAGCTCTACGTCACCCAATGGAACCAGGAGGCCAGCGCGCTTTCCGGCACCCCCATGAACGAGGCGCTGAATCAGCCGGTGTTCCTCGCCTTCCCCCTGCTCAAGCCCTTTTTGCCGCAACTCAAGCGCACCGCCGAGCAGCTACGAGTGGAAAAGATCGAGCGCATCACCTGGCCCAAGGACGATGAACCACGCTACTACGCCCTGACGTTCTACCCGCTGATGGGCGGCATTGGCCATGGTGTGGTCATTCGCATCGACGACATCACCCAGCGCCTGTCCCTGGAAGAAATGATGGTGCAATCGGAAAAGATGCTTTCGGTCGGCGGCCTGGCCGCCGGCATGGCGCACGAGATCAACAACCCGCTCGGCGCCATCCTGCACAACGTGCAGAACATCCGCAGGCGCCTGTCGCCGGAGCTGGAAAAGAACCTGGAGCAAGCCGAACAGACGGGCGTGAGTCTGCAGGCCATCGACCAGTATCTGCAGGCGCGGGACATCCCGAGACTGCTCGACGGTATCCAGCAGGCAGGCCAGCGTGCGGCCAAGATCGTCAGCCACATGCTCAGTTTCAGCCGTCGCAGCGACCGGCAACTAGCCCCTTGCGATCTGCCCGGATTGATCGACCAGGCCCTGGAGATCGCCGGCAACGACTTCGACCTGGCCGATCGCTTCGACTTCAAGACCCTGCAGATCGTCCGCGACTTCGACCCGCACCTGGGCCCGGTACCGGCCACCGCCAACGAACTGGAACAGGTGCTGCTCAACCTGTTGAAGAACGCCGCCCAGGCCATTCACCAGGTCGAGCAGCGCAGCGAACCGGGGCGCATCACCCTGCGTACACGTCAGGTCGGGCATTGGGCGGAGATACAGGTAGAAGACAACGGTACCGGCATGAGCGAGGCCACCCGCAAGCGCATCTTCGAGCCCTTCTTCACCACCAAGGAGGTCGGCCAGGGCACCGGCCTGGGCCTGGCCGTGTCGTATTTCATCATCACCAACAACCACAAGGGGCAGATGGAAGTGCACTCGCGCCAGGGCCAGGGTACCTGCTTCACCCTGCGCCTGCCCCTGAATGCTCCTCACGACAGCAGTACAGGACTCTGA
- a CDS encoding cob(I)yrinic acid a,c-diamide adenosyltransferase produces the protein MGYRLSKIYTRTGDKGETGLADGRRVGKDHPRIEAIGELDTLNSQLGLLLAELAEATAQYPALNELIEVLGPCQHRLFDLGGELAMPEYQALQPSEVERLEAVIDRWNEEVGPLENFILPGGSRLIAQAHVCRSFARSAERRCQHLNAVEPLRAAGLAYVNRLSDLLFVAARLIARRQGIDEVLWKAADKP, from the coding sequence ATGGGTTACCGCCTTTCCAAGATCTACACACGTACAGGCGACAAGGGCGAAACCGGCCTCGCCGACGGCCGCCGGGTCGGCAAGGATCACCCACGCATCGAAGCCATCGGCGAGCTGGATACCCTCAACAGCCAGTTGGGGCTGTTGCTGGCCGAGCTGGCCGAGGCGACAGCGCAATACCCGGCGCTGAATGAGCTGATCGAGGTGCTCGGCCCCTGCCAGCACCGCCTGTTCGACCTCGGTGGCGAACTGGCGATGCCCGAGTACCAGGCATTGCAACCTAGCGAAGTGGAGCGCCTGGAGGCGGTGATCGACCGCTGGAACGAAGAGGTCGGGCCGCTGGAGAACTTCATTCTGCCAGGTGGCTCGCGACTGATTGCTCAGGCCCACGTCTGCCGCAGTTTCGCCCGCAGCGCCGAGCGCCGCTGCCAGCACCTCAACGCCGTCGAGCCGCTGCGCGCCGCAGGCCTGGCTTACGTCAACCGGCTCTCCGACCTGCTGTTCGTCGCCGCACGCCTGATTGCCAGGCGCCAGGGCATCGACGAAGTCCTATGGAAAGCCGCAGACAAACCGTAG
- a CDS encoding Nudix family hydrolase, whose translation MKRVHVAAAVIRGVDGRILIAKRPQNKHQGGLWEFPGGKVEEGEAVSLALARELEEELAIRPAAARPLIQIRHDYPDKQVLLDVWEVTAFTGEPHGAEGQPLAWVSERQLLEYEFPAANKPIVAAARLPERYLITPDGLEPGELLTGVRSALAEGVRLIQLRAPKMFDAQYRDLAVDVQGLCAGKAQLMLKGPLEWLGDFPAAGWHLTAEQLRKYAAGGRPFPEQRWLAASCHSAEELALAAQMGVDFVTLSPLQATATHPEAQPLGWEAAREMLLACNLPTYLLGGVGPTDIERAWQVGAQGVAGIRAFWPHAR comes from the coding sequence GTGAAGCGTGTACATGTCGCAGCGGCGGTGATTCGGGGTGTCGATGGTCGCATCCTGATCGCCAAACGTCCGCAGAACAAACACCAGGGCGGCCTGTGGGAGTTTCCCGGCGGCAAGGTGGAGGAGGGCGAGGCGGTGAGCCTCGCTCTGGCCCGTGAGCTGGAGGAGGAGCTGGCCATTCGCCCCGCGGCGGCGCGTCCGCTGATCCAGATTCGCCATGACTACCCCGACAAGCAGGTATTGCTGGATGTCTGGGAAGTCACGGCCTTCACCGGCGAACCGCACGGCGCCGAAGGTCAGCCGCTGGCCTGGGTCAGCGAGCGGCAGTTGCTGGAGTACGAATTTCCCGCGGCCAACAAACCCATAGTGGCAGCGGCACGCTTGCCCGAGCGCTACCTGATCACCCCCGATGGGCTGGAGCCGGGCGAGTTGCTGACCGGGGTGCGCAGTGCCCTGGCAGAAGGCGTGCGGCTGATCCAGTTGCGCGCGCCGAAGATGTTCGATGCGCAGTACCGTGACCTGGCGGTGGACGTGCAGGGCCTGTGTGCCGGCAAGGCGCAACTGATGCTCAAGGGGCCGCTGGAGTGGCTGGGGGATTTCCCGGCAGCCGGCTGGCATCTGACAGCCGAGCAGTTGCGCAAGTATGCCGCCGGTGGCCGACCCTTCCCTGAGCAGCGTTGGCTGGCTGCGTCCTGCCACAGCGCCGAGGAGCTGGCCCTGGCGGCGCAGATGGGGGTGGACTTCGTCACCCTCTCCCCGTTGCAGGCGACCGCCACTCACCCCGAGGCGCAGCCTTTGGGCTGGGAGGCAGCCCGCGAGATGCTGTTGGCCTGCAATCTGCCGACATACCTGCTCGGTGGCGTCGGCCCGACGGATATCGAGCGTGCCTGGCAGGTTGGCGCCCAGGGGGTGGCGGGCATCCGCGCGTTCTGGCCGCACGCTCGGTAG
- a CDS encoding glutathione S-transferase family protein, producing the protein MALQLVVGDKNYSSWSLRAALVVELAGAACDEVRVRLYQPDSRARLLSHSPAGKVPVLLTEHGPVWDSLAIAEYLAEHFPEAGLWPRDVAARALARSVCAEMHSGFVALRSHLPMDLARDQALAEIPADAKADIERVCAIWADCRERFADQGDYLFGQASIADAFYAPVAARLRSYRVALPETAAAYVETIYRWPAFQRWHQAALQEIKG; encoded by the coding sequence ATGGCTTTGCAATTGGTGGTGGGCGACAAGAATTACTCTTCCTGGTCGTTGCGTGCGGCGCTGGTCGTCGAGCTGGCGGGGGCTGCCTGCGATGAGGTGCGGGTGCGGCTTTACCAGCCTGACAGTCGCGCCCGCCTGCTCAGCCATTCGCCGGCGGGCAAGGTGCCGGTGCTGCTCACCGAGCATGGCCCGGTGTGGGACTCACTGGCGATTGCCGAGTACCTGGCCGAACATTTTCCCGAGGCCGGGCTGTGGCCCCGGGACGTTGCTGCCAGGGCCTTGGCACGCAGCGTCTGTGCGGAAATGCACAGCGGTTTCGTCGCCTTGCGCAGCCACCTGCCGATGGATCTGGCCCGTGACCAGGCATTGGCCGAGATTCCGGCGGATGCCAAGGCCGATATCGAGCGCGTGTGTGCGATCTGGGCTGACTGCCGCGAACGTTTCGCCGATCAGGGTGACTACCTGTTCGGCCAGGCCAGCATCGCCGATGCCTTCTACGCGCCGGTTGCGGCGCGTTTGCGCAGCTATCGGGTGGCGCTGCCGGAGACAGCAGCGGCCTATGTCGAAACCATCTACCGCTGGCCGGCCTTCCAACGCTGGCACCAGGCGGCGTTGCAGGAGATAAAGGGGTGA
- the argJ gene encoding bifunctional glutamate N-acetyltransferase/amino-acid acetyltransferase ArgJ, whose amino-acid sequence MAVGLGPLSTLHPVPGFELGIASAGIKRPGRKDVVVMRCAEGSRIAGVTTTNAFCAAPVLLTRERLGGEVRYLLTNTGNANAGTGDDGLARARRACARLAELTGVAESAVLPFSTGVIGEPLPVEKIESALQAALDDLRTDNWEAAATGIMTTDTLPKGASRQFQHDGITITVTGISKGAGMIRPNMATMLGYIATDAKVAQGVLQDLVRDAANKSFNRITIDGDTSTNDCCMLIATGQAALPEIAEASGELFAKLKQAVFEVFMEVAQAIVRDGEGATKFVTVQVNGGSTHQECLDVAYAVAHSPLIKTALFASDPNWGRILAAVGYAGVPQLDVSKIDVFLGEVCIASKGCRAITYTEEQGAAVMAREEITIRIELGRGDCSETIWTTDLSHEYVKINAEYRT is encoded by the coding sequence ATGGCTGTTGGTCTTGGCCCGCTGTCTACCCTGCACCCGGTTCCCGGTTTCGAGCTGGGCATCGCCTCGGCCGGCATCAAGCGTCCCGGGCGCAAGGATGTGGTAGTGATGCGCTGCGCCGAAGGTTCGCGCATCGCCGGGGTGACCACCACCAATGCCTTCTGCGCCGCGCCCGTGCTGCTCACTCGTGAGCGCCTGGGTGGTGAGGTGCGTTACCTGCTGACCAACACCGGCAACGCCAACGCCGGTACTGGCGACGATGGCCTGGCCCGTGCGCGCCGTGCCTGCGCGCGCCTGGCCGAGCTGACCGGCGTGGCGGAGAGCGCCGTGCTGCCGTTCTCCACTGGGGTGATCGGCGAGCCGCTGCCGGTGGAGAAGATCGAGTCCGCTCTGCAAGCGGCGCTGGATGATCTCAGAACCGACAACTGGGAAGCGGCCGCCACCGGCATCATGACCACCGACACCCTGCCCAAGGGCGCCAGCCGTCAGTTCCAGCACGATGGCATCACCATCACCGTCACCGGTATCAGCAAGGGTGCCGGGATGATCCGCCCGAACATGGCCACCATGCTCGGCTACATCGCCACCGACGCCAAGGTCGCCCAGGGTGTGCTGCAGGATCTGGTGCGCGACGCGGCGAACAAGTCGTTCAACCGCATCACCATCGACGGCGACACCTCCACCAACGACTGCTGCATGTTGATCGCCACCGGTCAGGCCGCACTGCCGGAAATCGCCGAGGCCAGTGGCGAGCTGTTCGCCAAGCTCAAGCAGGCGGTGTTCGAGGTGTTCATGGAAGTGGCGCAGGCCATCGTCCGCGATGGTGAAGGCGCGACCAAGTTCGTCACCGTGCAGGTCAATGGCGGCAGCACTCATCAGGAGTGCCTGGACGTGGCCTACGCCGTGGCCCACTCGCCGCTGATCAAGACCGCGCTATTCGCCTCTGACCCTAACTGGGGGCGCATCCTCGCCGCTGTGGGCTATGCCGGCGTGCCGCAACTGGACGTGAGCAAGATCGACGTCTTCCTCGGCGAGGTCTGCATCGCCAGCAAGGGCTGCCGTGCCATCACCTACACCGAGGAGCAGGGCGCGGCGGTAATGGCCCGCGAGGAAATCACCATCCGCATCGAGCTGGGCCGTGGCGACTGCAGCGAAACCATCTGGACCACCGACCTGTCTCACGAATACGTCAAGATCAACGCCGAATACCGGACTTAA
- the secA gene encoding preprotein translocase subunit SecA, whose amino-acid sequence MFAPLLKKLFGSKNEREVKRMLKAVQSVNALEEQMIALSDEQLRGKTEEFKARLAKGETLDQLLPEAFAVAREAGKRVMGMRHFDVQLIGGMTLHEGKIAEMRTGEGKTLVGTLAVYLNALSGKGVHVVTVNEYLARRDANWMRPLYEFLGLSVGIVTPFQPPEEKRAAYAADITYGTNNEFGFDYLRDNMAFSLEDKFQRELNFAVIDEVDSILIDEARTPLIISGQAEDSSKLYIEINKLIPRLKQHIEEEEGVVTQEGHYKVDEKSRQVELNEAGHQQVEEMLTAVGLLAEGESLYSAHNLGLLTHVYAGLRAHTLFHRNVEYIVQNGQVILIDEHTGRTMPGRRLSEGLHQAIEAKEGVNIQAESQTLASTTFQNYFRLYTKLSGMTGTADTEAFEFRQIYGLDVMVIPTNKPVARKDFNDLVYLTQEEKYQAIIADIKDCQAQGRPILVGTATIETSEYVSQLLNKEGIEHKVLNAKFHDKEAEIIAQAGRPGALTIATNMAGRGTDILLGGNWEVEVAALENPTDEQIAQIKAEWQKRHQQVIEAGGLHVIASERHESRRIDNQLRGRAGRQGDPGSSRFYLSLEDNLMRIFASDRVKNFMKALGMQSGEAIEHRMVTNAIEKAQRKVEGRNFDMRKQLLEFDDVANEQRKVIYHMRNSLLAAENVGDTIAEFREEVLTAAINGHIPPQSMPEQWDVAGLESTLQSDFGLKLPIQQWLDEDDKLYEETLRERILAELIAAYNEKETQASAEALRTFEKQILLRVLDDLWKDHLSTMDHLRHGIHLRGYAQKNPKQEYKRESFTLFQELLDSIKRDTIRVLCHVQVRREDPAEEEARLRREAEAMAERMQFQHADASALAAAEGAAEEGDVAVATAPVRAEQKVGRNEPCPCGSGKKYKHCHGQIG is encoded by the coding sequence ATGTTTGCGCCTTTGTTGAAAAAACTTTTCGGAAGCAAGAATGAGCGTGAAGTCAAACGCATGCTCAAAGCGGTGCAGTCCGTGAACGCCCTGGAAGAGCAGATGATCGCGCTCTCGGACGAGCAACTGCGGGGCAAGACCGAAGAGTTCAAGGCCCGTCTGGCCAAGGGCGAAACCCTCGATCAATTGTTGCCCGAAGCCTTCGCCGTGGCTCGTGAGGCTGGCAAGCGGGTGATGGGCATGCGCCACTTCGATGTGCAGCTAATCGGTGGCATGACCCTGCACGAAGGCAAGATCGCCGAGATGCGCACCGGCGAGGGCAAGACCCTGGTGGGCACTCTGGCCGTCTACCTCAACGCACTCTCCGGCAAGGGCGTGCACGTGGTCACGGTCAACGAATACCTGGCACGCCGCGACGCCAACTGGATGCGTCCCTTGTACGAGTTCCTCGGCCTCTCCGTGGGCATCGTCACTCCCTTCCAGCCGCCGGAAGAGAAACGCGCTGCCTACGCTGCCGATATTACCTACGGCACCAACAACGAGTTCGGTTTCGACTACCTGCGCGACAACATGGCCTTCAGTCTGGAAGACAAGTTCCAGCGCGAGCTGAATTTCGCCGTGATCGACGAAGTCGACTCCATCCTCATCGACGAAGCCCGTACTCCGCTGATCATCTCCGGTCAGGCCGAAGACAGCTCCAAGCTGTACATCGAGATCAACAAGCTGATTCCGCGCCTCAAGCAGCACATCGAGGAGGAGGAAGGCGTGGTGACCCAGGAAGGGCACTACAAGGTCGATGAGAAATCGCGTCAGGTCGAGCTCAACGAAGCCGGCCACCAGCAGGTCGAAGAAATGCTCACCGCAGTCGGTCTGCTGGCCGAGGGGGAGAGCCTCTACTCGGCGCACAACCTCGGTCTGCTGACTCACGTCTATGCGGGCCTGCGTGCGCACACGCTGTTCCACCGCAACGTCGAGTACATCGTGCAGAACGGCCAGGTCATCCTGATCGACGAGCACACCGGCCGTACCATGCCGGGCCGCCGCCTGTCCGAGGGCCTGCACCAGGCCATCGAGGCCAAGGAAGGGGTGAACATCCAGGCCGAGAGCCAGACCCTGGCCTCGACCACCTTCCAGAACTACTTCCGTCTGTACACCAAGCTCTCCGGCATGACCGGCACCGCCGATACCGAGGCCTTCGAGTTCCGCCAGATCTACGGTCTGGACGTGATGGTGATTCCGACCAACAAGCCGGTCGCGCGCAAGGATTTCAATGACCTGGTCTACCTGACCCAGGAAGAGAAGTACCAAGCCATCATCGCCGACATCAAGGACTGCCAGGCCCAGGGCCGGCCAATTCTGGTCGGCACCGCGACCATCGAGACTTCCGAGTACGTCAGCCAGTTGCTGAACAAGGAAGGCATCGAGCACAAGGTGCTCAACGCCAAGTTCCACGACAAGGAAGCCGAGATCATCGCCCAGGCCGGTCGTCCGGGGGCACTGACCATCGCCACCAACATGGCCGGTCGTGGTACCGACATCCTCCTCGGTGGTAACTGGGAAGTGGAAGTCGCCGCGTTGGAAAACCCCACCGACGAGCAGATCGCGCAGATCAAGGCCGAATGGCAGAAGCGTCACCAGCAGGTGATCGAGGCCGGCGGCCTGCATGTGATTGCCTCCGAGCGTCATGAATCGCGGCGTATCGACAACCAGTTGCGCGGTCGTGCCGGCCGCCAGGGTGACCCGGGTTCCAGCCGCTTCTATCTGTCGCTGGAAGACAACCTGATGCGCATCTTCGCCTCCGACCGGGTGAAGAACTTCATGAAGGCCCTTGGCATGCAGTCCGGCGAGGCCATCGAACACCGCATGGTGACCAACGCCATCGAGAAGGCGCAACGCAAGGTCGAGGGCCGCAACTTCGACATGCGCAAGCAACTGCTCGAGTTCGACGATGTGGCCAACGAGCAGCGCAAGGTGATCTATCACATGCGCAACAGCCTGCTGGCGGCCGAGAACGTGGGTGACACCATCGCCGAGTTCCGCGAGGAAGTGCTGACCGCTGCCATCAACGGCCACATTCCGCCGCAGTCGATGCCCGAGCAGTGGGATGTCGCTGGCCTGGAATCCACCCTGCAGAGCGACTTCGGTCTCAAGCTGCCGATCCAGCAGTGGCTGGACGAAGACGACAAGCTGTACGAAGAGACTCTGCGCGAGCGCATCCTCGCCGAGCTGATCGCCGCCTACAACGAGAAGGAGACCCAGGCCAGCGCCGAAGCCCTGCGTACCTTCGAGAAGCAGATCCTGCTGCGCGTGCTGGATGACCTGTGGAAGGATCACCTGTCCACCATGGATCACCTGCGTCACGGCATTCACCTGCGTGGTTATGCGCAGAAGAACCCCAAGCAGGAATACAAGCGCGAGTCCTTCACCCTGTTCCAGGAACTGCTGGATTCCATCAAGCGCGACACCATCCGCGTGCTCTGCCACGTGCAGGTACGCCGCGAAGATCCGGCCGAGGAAGAGGCACGTCTGCGCCGCGAAGCCGAGGCCATGGCCGAGCGCATGCAGTTCCAGCACGCCGACGCCTCGGCCCTGGCCGCTGCCGAAGGTGCCGCCGAGGAGGGCGATGTCGCAGTCGCTACCGCCCCGGTGCGCGCCGAGCAGAAGGTCGGCCGCAACGAGCCCTGCCCCTGTGGCTCGGGCAAGAAGTACAAGCACTGCCACGGTCAGATCGGCTGA